A single region of the Streptomyces sp. NBC_01262 genome encodes:
- a CDS encoding acyl-CoA dehydrogenase: MEFEFDEDQQLLQRMVRETVAKSRSLPEEQLWATYLDLGWLEAPPVELAIVLEELGYAADPTPFLATATWFAPLAGRLPRGSGTGVFDGAGRFVLDADRADEIALVTHSGVVVLDGSQVHARRLDVFDPTLHLAHVDAPDLVPGVPDLALMGLAISTVGSCRRILDLVVGHVKQRVQFGRPIGSFQAVKHKAADMYVAIERARALAYYSALTIAEDDPRRGKAASMAKAAAGECQRLCFQHGFQLFGAMGYTWENELQIHLKRAKAGDQLLGTAAVHRRALLA; encoded by the coding sequence GTGGAGTTTGAGTTCGACGAGGACCAGCAGCTGCTGCAGCGCATGGTCCGTGAGACGGTCGCCAAGTCGCGGTCGCTGCCCGAGGAACAGCTCTGGGCGACGTATCTGGACCTGGGCTGGCTGGAGGCCCCTCCGGTGGAACTGGCCATCGTGCTGGAGGAACTGGGGTACGCCGCCGATCCGACCCCCTTCCTCGCCACGGCGACCTGGTTCGCCCCGCTGGCCGGCCGGCTGCCCCGGGGCTCGGGAACCGGTGTCTTCGACGGAGCCGGGCGGTTCGTGCTCGACGCGGACCGGGCGGACGAGATCGCCCTGGTCACCCACAGCGGCGTGGTCGTGCTCGACGGCTCGCAGGTGCACGCCCGGCGGCTCGACGTCTTCGACCCGACCCTGCACCTGGCCCATGTGGACGCGCCCGACCTGGTCCCCGGCGTACCCGACCTGGCCCTGATGGGCCTGGCCATCTCCACGGTCGGCAGCTGCCGGCGCATCCTGGACCTGGTCGTCGGGCATGTGAAGCAGCGCGTCCAGTTCGGCAGGCCGATCGGCTCCTTCCAGGCCGTCAAGCACAAGGCCGCGGACATGTACGTCGCCATCGAACGGGCCAGAGCGCTGGCCTACTACTCCGCGCTGACCATCGCCGAGGACGACCCGAGACGCGGCAAGGCGGCCTCGATGGCCAAGGCCGCGGCGGGGGAGTGCCAGCGGCTGTGCTTCCAGCACGGCTTCCAGCTGTTCGGGGCCATGGGCTACACCTGGGAGAACGAGCTGCAGATCCACCTCAAGCGGGCCAAGGCCGGCGACCAGCTGCTGGGCACGGCAGCCGTACACAGAAGGGCGCTGCTGGCATGA